AATCCCATTCCAGTTGAAAGACGAAGGACGTCGGATTCTATCGACCTGAGACCTACCAAGACCACAGTAGCCTCTTTGTCTTTTTCCCCATAAGGGGCCACATAAAGCTCTAAATCGGCACCAAAAGCCTTATTCAAATCGATCTTCCACTTATCGAGGCTGTCCACCGATAAAGTGCCTAAAGCCCCAAAAACCTGTTCCGTTCCGGAGGATATCAAACTGAGAGGATATGGAAGACCGCCCAGAGTCGATAAAAGGGCAAGGTACCCGTCGGCTTTGCTTATCTCCGACCTTATCTCCACAAGCCTTCTTTCCAGACCTCGAATTTCCTCTGCCTTAGCGAGAACATCAAAAGAGTCAGATAAAGACTTCATCTCTTTCAGAGAAAGCTCCGGTCTTTCACCAAAGGACCTGGCCATAGAGCCAACCGGATCGATGTAGTAAGGCTCTAACATCCTCAGTAGATACCTAGCCTCGCTTATCTTTTCATCAAGATCAGCTATTCCCGGCAGAGAATCGGCGACCTCTCCACTATCCTCAGGAACGAAAACCTCACAACAACCAAGTTTTTGAAGCTCCGCTAGGACAGCGTCGACCACGGTATTATGCGCATAAAGCTCCAGCTTGTTAACACTAGCCACGCCCATATCGAGCCATCACCTCTTCCGAAACCCAGGAGGACACCGAATCAAGTCCTTTTTTGTTGGACTCTATAAAGCGTTGAGCCTCTTCATGTCCTTCTGCAACTATAGAGTCAGCCTTCTTTTCCGCCTCCGCCTCAACCTCTACTAACCGTTTTTTGAAGCCTTTGAAAGCTTCCTGTTTTGACTCCTTCAGCCTCCGATCAGCATCGTCTTTAGCCTGGGAGATTATCTTCCCTGCCTCAGATCTGGCATCGGACACCTTATTCTTCGCCTGTGCCTCGACTTTTTTGATCTCTTCAGTGAGACTGGTTGCCATGCTGTCACCTCCCTTCGAGGAACAAAATCCGACAAAAGACCCTTACACAAAAGGCAAGGATCAAACTACTCTCCCATTCTAGTGACCAAGAAAGAACGTGTCAATCAATATAGGAAGAATCAATATTTTTAAAATGAAAAAACCAGTTAAAAATTAATAAAAAAAGCCCTCTCCAGGCACTGGAAAGGGCTTTGATAATCTATGGAGCGGACAACGGGATTCGAACCCGCGACCCTTAGCTTGGGAAGCTAATGCTCTACCAGCTGAGCTATGTCCGCCTAACGACGAAGATTATAGCCCTTTGATGGATTTTTGACAACCCCGTAAAACTATCTTATAAAGAGGACTACCGTCTCAACGTGACAGGTCTGGGGAAAAAGATCGAAAGATCTCAATTTGCTTAAATTCCAGCCTGCTTTTATCAAGATAGCCGTATCTCGAGCCAAAGTCGCAGGATTACAGGACACGTAAACAAGCTTTGAGGCCACACTTTCGGTTATGGCGGAGAGCACCTCCGGCGCACAGCCCGTCCTAGGAGGATCGACTACAACCACCTTCGGCTTCTCCTTTATCATCGCTTTTATTAACTCCTCCGCCTTTCCACAAAGAGAGTTTACGTTTCCTATTCCGTTGAGGAACATGTTTTCCTCCAGTCTTTCGACGGAAGGACGCCACTCCTCCACCGCTAAAACGGATTTAGCGTTTTTAGACAGATAGGACGTAAGGGCACCGACTCCAGAATAAAGCTCCACCACCCTATCCTCTGGAGAAGCCGCCCACTCGGACGCCAGCTCAAAAAGATTTTCCGCTTGAAGGGTATTAACCTGAAAAAAAGCGGTCCCATCGTAAACAAAAGAGAAATCACCGAGTCTTTCCGATATTAAATTTTTACCCCACACGGAGAACGTATTATCCCCTATTATACGATTACTTTTTTTATCGTTTAAATTCCAAGAGAGAGACATAAGAACATGGCTATACTTAAATTTTAAATAATTACTTATTTTATCTATGTGTTTTTTATTGAAGCTAGACACCACTAACATCAAAATCAAGTCATTACTTTCGTTTGACCTGGCAACTATATGTCTAAGAAATCCTGAGTTGTTTTTCTCATTATAAAAAAAACCGGAGGAGGATAGTTCCTCCTGAAAGTCTTTCCTTATAGCTGAGTAGATACCATCTATCTCCGGTTTAAGAATGGGGCATCGATCTATAGGTACAACTGAATGGGTATTAGGTCGAAAAAAACCGATTCCCCCCTCTTTCCCCGACCTTACGGGAAAAGAGGCTTTATTCCTGTACCCCCATCTTCTCTCGCTGGGCACACAAATAACATCACCTACATCGACGCCACCAATACGCCCCATAGTCGATTTTACCATAGCCTCTTTTAGAGAGATCTGAAGACCGTAACTTCCATGTTGAATCTGACATCCCCCACAGCTACCGAACCATGGACACTTAGGGGTAACTCTATCGTCGGAAGGGGTCTCTATCTCAATCATTCTGGCCTTTCCGTAATTCTTTTTTTCCTGAATCATAGACACCAAAACCCTCTCTCCAGGGAGGGCACCGTCGACAAAGATGACTTTACCCTCCTCGGAAAGAGCTACACCCTGTCCGGTGGAGTTTATGTCTCTAATTTTCAAAATAAGTTCTTTCACATTAAGCCTCCTAAAAAAGATTTGCCGAGGCTATTTTAGCCCCGGCAAATCTCAACGGCAATCTAAAAATGCAGCCACTGACTGTTTTTAAATACCTTGTAACCTTCGTCAAAGGCTTTGGAGTTCATCTCCTCGGTCCCTTTAGGAACTCTGGCGAGAACCGCCTTTTTCAAGGCCGACGGCTCCACTACCTTCTCAAGCTCTAAAACCCTGGCTACCATGCCTATAGAGACCATGTTGGTGACCAGTTCTCGTCCTATTACATCTCTAGCGGTCCTGACGATAGGAAGGTGATAGATGTTGGCATCTATGTTTGGAATCTCTTTGACGTAAAAGTCGTCGATTATAAGCCTTCCGCCAGGCTTGATCTCCGAGGCGTATTTCTCACAGGCCTGAGAGGTAAGGATTATCTGAAGGTCTGGCTTTACAGGCATAGGGTAGTCAATAGGCTCTCCAGAGATAACCACCTCGGCCTTAGAGCTTCCACCTCTGGCCTCAGGACCGTAACTCTGGGTCTGTACGGCGAAAAGACCGTCGGAATAAAGAGCCGCTGCTTCTCCGACTATAACCGATGCGAGAATGACTCCCTGCCCTCCGGAGCCGGCAAAACGGACCTCAAAACGCTCGCTCATTAGGACTCCCTCACTTTCTTGCTCATTGCCAAATACTGCTCTGTGTATTCGGGAGCTATTTTATTGACAAACTCTCCGACGACTATTTTCCCGAAAAGCTCCTCCGGACTCATGCCCTTGGCCTTCTCCTTGGTTACGCTGGCCCCCTTGAGATACTCTATGTTGGATATGGGGGTACGCCTGTTGTTCTTTCTGCCAAACTGGGTATGACAGCTGGAGATGATCTCCACTACCGAGAATCCCTTATGTTTGACGGCATCAGCGATGTATTTCTCAGCCTGCTTGGGATTGGCTATGGTCGTCCTGGCTACGAAAGTAGCACCGGCACCCTCCGCCAAGCGACAGATGTCGAAGGTCGGGTCGATTGCACCGTAAGGTGCGGTAGTAGCAAGAGCACCGGCAGGGGTGGTCGGAGAGGCCTGTCCACCGGTCATACCGTATATGTTGTTGTTCATCACTATTGCGGTAATGTTTATGTTTCTCCGGCAAGCGTGGATAAAGTGGTTGCCTCCGATAGCGGTGCAGTCGCCGTCTCCCATAACGTCTATAACCGTCAGCTCAGGCTTGGCCATCTTGATGCCTGTGGCAAATCCCAGAGAACGACCATGGGTGGTGTGAATGGTGCAGGTATCTATGTAGCCTGGAAGTCGGCTGGAGCAGCCGATTCCCGAAGCTATTACCGTCTCGTCCTTGTTTAAACCGAGATCGACCATTGCCCTGATAAGGGCGTGCATCACGATACCGTGACCACAGCCGGGGCACCACATATGGGGAAAAAATCTAGTCCTAAGCCAGTTGTAAACTTCTTTGGAAGGCATATTACCTTACCTCCTGGGTTATTTTTTCAAGAATTTCGCTTGGGTGGAAAAGCTCACCGTTGACCAGAGTAGCGGAAACGACCTTAGCCTTGCCATGGACCGCTCTCTCCACTTCGTGTACCATCTGTCCGCAGTTGAGCTCCGGGACAATTATAGTCTTCACCTTTCGAGCCAACTTCTCAAGCTCCTTGTCGGGGAAGGGCCAAAGGGTTATCGGACGGAAATGGCCAGCCTTGATGTTTCTTGCCCTAGCGTCTTTCACCGCTCTCGTGCTGGAACGGGCGACGCTTCCGTAGGAGACTATAAGGACCTCCGCATCCTCGGCGAAAAGAGTATCGTATTTCACAATATCGTCCCGGAAGCGATCGACCTTTCTCATCAGTCGCCTCATTTTCTTGTCTATTTCCTCACCGTTGTTGGTGGGGAATCCCCAGTCGTTATGGGTAAGACCGGTCACATGCCAACGATAGCCGTCTCCGAAGGAAGCCATCGCAGGTATATCGTCTTCAGGATCGGCAAGATAGGGAACGAACTTGTCGGGCTCCACGGAAGGACGCTTTCTGTTGACTATCTTGAAAGAACCAGGCTCAGGGATCTCTATTTTCTCCCTCATGTGACCGATCTCGGCGTCACTCATTATCAAGACCGGTTGGCGGAACCTCTCCGCTGTGTTGAAGGCCTCAATTGCCAGGGAGTAACACTCCTCGACGGAGGACGGTGCGTAGGCGATGGTACCATGATCTCCATGGGTACCCCAACGGGCCTGCATAACGTCCTGCTGAGCGGCTTTGGTGGGAAGTCCAGTGGAAGGACCACCTCTCATTACGTCGACGAGGACCATAGGAACTTCCGCCTCGTAGGCTAAGCCAAGGTTCTCCTGTTTAAGGGAAAATCCGGGGCCGGAGGTCGCCGTGAGAGCCTTGGAACCGGCTATAGCGGCTCCGATAGTGGCAGCGATGGCGGCTATTTCGTCCTCCATCTGGATAAAGCGGCCGTCTACCTTAGGAAGCTCCTCGGCCATCTTCTCCGCCACCTCTGTGGAAGGGGTTATAGGGTATCCGCCGAAGAAATT
The uncultured Dethiosulfovibrio sp. genome window above contains:
- a CDS encoding cell envelope biogenesis protein TolA, with the protein product MATSLTEEIKKVEAQAKNKVSDARSEAGKIISQAKDDADRRLKESKQEAFKGFKKRLVEVEAEAEKKADSIVAEGHEEAQRFIESNKKGLDSVSSWVSEEVMARYGRG
- a CDS encoding 2-oxoacid:acceptor oxidoreductase subunit alpha is translated as MGKLAFCQGNEALAMGAIAAGCNFFGGYPITPSTEVAEKMAEELPKVDGRFIQMEDEIAAIAATIGAAIAGSKALTATSGPGFSLKQENLGLAYEAEVPMVLVDVMRGGPSTGLPTKAAQQDVMQARWGTHGDHGTIAYAPSSVEECYSLAIEAFNTAERFRQPVLIMSDAEIGHMREKIEIPEPGSFKIVNRKRPSVEPDKFVPYLADPEDDIPAMASFGDGYRWHVTGLTHNDWGFPTNNGEEIDKKMRRLMRKVDRFRDDIVKYDTLFAEDAEVLIVSYGSVARSSTRAVKDARARNIKAGHFRPITLWPFPDKELEKLARKVKTIIVPELNCGQMVHEVERAVHGKAKVVSATLVNGELFHPSEILEKITQEVR
- a CDS encoding 2-oxoacid:ferredoxin oxidoreductase subunit beta, with the protein product MPSKEVYNWLRTRFFPHMWCPGCGHGIVMHALIRAMVDLGLNKDETVIASGIGCSSRLPGYIDTCTIHTTHGRSLGFATGIKMAKPELTVIDVMGDGDCTAIGGNHFIHACRRNINITAIVMNNNIYGMTGGQASPTTPAGALATTAPYGAIDPTFDICRLAEGAGATFVARTTIANPKQAEKYIADAVKHKGFSVVEIISSCHTQFGRKNNRRTPISNIEYLKGASVTKEKAKGMSPEELFGKIVVGEFVNKIAPEYTEQYLAMSKKVRES
- a CDS encoding 2-oxoacid:acceptor oxidoreductase family protein is translated as MSERFEVRFAGSGGQGVILASVIVGEAAALYSDGLFAVQTQSYGPEARGGSSKAEVVISGEPIDYPMPVKPDLQIILTSQACEKYASEIKPGGRLIIDDFYVKEIPNIDANIYHLPIVRTARDVIGRELVTNMVSIGMVARVLELEKVVEPSALKKAVLARVPKGTEEMNSKAFDEGYKVFKNSQWLHF
- the rlmD gene encoding 23S rRNA (uracil(1939)-C(5))-methyltransferase RlmD, with protein sequence MKELILKIRDINSTGQGVALSEEGKVIFVDGALPGERVLVSMIQEKKNYGKARMIEIETPSDDRVTPKCPWFGSCGGCQIQHGSYGLQISLKEAMVKSTMGRIGGVDVGDVICVPSERRWGYRNKASFPVRSGKEGGIGFFRPNTHSVVPIDRCPILKPEIDGIYSAIRKDFQEELSSSGFFYNEKNNSGFLRHIVARSNESNDLILMLVVSSFNKKHIDKISNYLKFKYSHVLMSLSWNLNDKKSNRIIGDNTFSVWGKNLISERLGDFSFVYDGTAFFQVNTLQAENLFELASEWAASPEDRVVELYSGVGALTSYLSKNAKSVLAVEEWRPSVERLEENMFLNGIGNVNSLCGKAEELIKAMIKEKPKVVVVDPPRTGCAPEVLSAITESVASKLVYVSCNPATLARDTAILIKAGWNLSKLRSFDLFPQTCHVETVVLFIR